The proteins below are encoded in one region of bacterium:
- a CDS encoding putative toxin-antitoxin system toxin component, PIN family produces the protein MSLIGNCTPRENRCIRSPPDPGVLIAALLSGSGAPARILLAWMEGLFELVVSPKLRSELRAVLPRPKFRPYVTIEEAGAYVSLLDRRASTATGPQSVGGLTPDREDDYLVSLARAAGAHFLVSGDTHLTGLRRSRPPVLDPRAFLSVLEKDERPEGA, from the coding sequence ATCTCGCTTATCGGGAACTGCACGCCGCGAGAAAATAGGTGCATCCGGTCGCCCCCCGATCCCGGCGTCCTGATCGCTGCGCTGCTATCAGGCAGCGGCGCTCCGGCTCGGATCCTTCTTGCTTGGATGGAAGGGTTGTTTGAGCTTGTCGTCTCCCCGAAGCTGCGCAGTGAGCTGAGGGCCGTTCTCCCGCGTCCCAAGTTCAGGCCGTACGTCACGATCGAGGAAGCGGGGGCATACGTCTCCCTACTCGATCGCCGAGCGAGCACCGCGACCGGTCCACAGTCGGTCGGAGGACTGACGCCTGACCGCGAGGATGACTATCTGGTCAGTTTGGCCAGGGCTGCGGGTGCTCACTTTCTTGTCTCGGGTGATACCCATCTCACAGGGCTCCGAAGGTCCCGACCGCCCGTTCTCGACCCTCGAGCGTTCCTCTCCGT